A single window of Zea mays cultivar B73 chromosome 10, Zm-B73-REFERENCE-NAM-5.0, whole genome shotgun sequence DNA harbors:
- the LOC103641479 gene encoding UPF0481 protein At3g47200: MEAVAEFQLANWTPVDYASIDIPGGACGLQAYDYDVQLQHHLAEYYSAASQHNSNIVAKAAKISSNDDSDDASTSRSEVRKVVDRFKADMEMMKEKMHRYPACLGAVDKSYTVPRIVAIGPYHCGMEHLKKAEEVKQVAAWQCTGTGKLLKEMYEELIPVADAAYDLYDKDAIQGVAEDDFRHMMFFDACFLVQFMLSRAGSSKIDKSLQVYLRHNRYDIFHDIMLLENQLPWMVVEAVMRFMPQPSTIPKSFVHRMRRCMMPYDHREPPEPKPFIWYEDYNPPHLLGLLRYYIVGRRCECDIDDDEEEKPEPKNMSFSASAMDLAEIGITLKANKTMQLIDMHLNRPKAGAVFTELCLAPLSLDRDRASYLVNMAAHELCAVESFGGAKEEDSAVCSYVLLLANLVYREEEVQELRERGIIQRGGGLTNEEALCFFTNFQNLRMGPRYYRIMQDIAIYRENSLIKTKIHGFLHNHKKAIAAVVTGIGAVGGIIGALLSIKKSI; the protein is encoded by the coding sequence ATGGAAGCTGTTGCAGAGTTTCAACTGGCGAACTGGACCCCTGTGGATTATGCGTCCATCGACATACCTGGTGGTGCCTGCGGCCTCCAAGCATATGACTATGATGTGCAGCTGCAGCACCACCTCGCTGAGTACTATTCTGCAGCCTCACAACACAACAGTAATATTGTTGCCAAAGCAGCAAAGATCTCCTCGAACGACGATAGTGACGATGCTAGCACTAGCAGGAGCGAGGTGAGAAAAGTAGTAGACCGGTTTAAGGCTGATATGGAGATGATGAAAGAGAAGATGCATAGATACCCAGCATGCCTTGGTGCTGTCGATAAATCTTATACCGTGCCGAGGATTGTGGCCATCGGCCCCTACCACTGTGGCATGGAGCACCTCAAGAAGGCGGAGGAAGTGAAGCAGGTTGCTGCCTGGCAGTGTACCGGGACAGGCAAGTTACTGAAGGAGATGTATGAAGAGCTGATCCCCGTCGCAGACGCCGCCTATGACTTGTACGACAAGGATGCGATACAAGGCGTTGCCGAAGATGACTTCCGGCATATGATGTTCTTCGACGCTTGCTTCTTGGTGCAGTTCATGCTTTCACGGGCTGGTTCCTCCAAAATTGATAAGAGCTTGCAGGTTTACTTGAGGCATAACCGCTACGACATCTTCCATGACATCATGCTGCTTGAGAACCAGCTCCCATGGATGGTGGTCGAAGCAGTCATGAGATTTATGCCACAACCATCGACGATACCCAAGAGCTTCGTTCACAGAATGAGACGCTGTATGATGCCGTACGACCATCGTGAGCCTCCTGAACCGAAGCCTTTTATCTGGTATGAAGACTACAATCCACCTCATCTCCTTGGCCTCCTCCGGTACTACATTGTTGGCCGAAGATGCGAGTGCGACATCGACGATGACGAGGAAGAGAAACCGGAGCCCAAGAACATGTCGTTTTCTGCCAGCGCCATGGACCTTGCCGAGATCGGCATCACACTCAAGGCCAACAAGACGATGCAGCTCATTGACATGCATCTCAATCGTCCGAAAGCAGGGGCTGTTTTCACCGAGCTTTGCTTGGCGCCGCTGTCCCTGGACCGCGATCGTGCAAGCTACCTCGTCAACATGGCGGCTCATGAGCTGTGCGCGGTGGAGAGTTTTGGAGGTGCCAAGGAAGAGGACTCTGCTGTCTGCTCCTACGTTCTGCTCCTGGCTAATTTGGTATACAGGGAGGAGGAAGTTCAGGAGCTACGGGAGAGAGGTATCATCCAGAGAGGAGGAGGGCTCACCAATGAGGAGGCGCTCTGCTTCTTCACCAACTTCCAGAATCTGCGCATGGGACCGCGCTACTATCGCATCATGCAAGACATCGCGATTTACAGGGAAAATAGCCTCATAAAGACCAAGATACATGGGTTTCTCCACAACCACAAGAAAGCCATCGCCGCGGTTGTCACCGGCATTGGTGCTGTTGGCGGGATCATAGGGGCACTCCTGTCTATCAAAAAGTCCATTTGA